In Eulemur rufifrons isolate Redbay chromosome 2, OSU_ERuf_1, whole genome shotgun sequence, the sequence gataactcaTGAAACATCACACACAGTGCTAGTCAGCACCAATACGTGGTAGCTCTTATTATTTTCAATGGTTTTATGATTGTTGCATGTCACTGCCTTAAAAACAAGGGCCCTTAGATCCCTGGCAATATGTAACTTTTTTAATCAAAAGTTGTTTTCAGGTAAAAGAGGTTCTAGGTGTAACTAAGATACACATTGGTGTAAAGTCACATTTGTAGTCTTGAGATTAGCACATTTTAACTTATGCCATCATATCCATGTTTTTGTTGCCTCAGTTGTGACCTTAACTATGTCATTGTTTCACCTAcccataatttctttttctgagtgaTAGCACtgaataaaaatagatatttcctccagtttccccttagtaaaagtaaaaaaaaaaaaaaaaccaactttatAGACACAAATGGATTTTCAAGCCACTTCTTCAGTCATGTTCTTGACAAGGGCTACTCTGTATGCAAGGGAAGCTCTGTACTTGAAATGGTTATAAATGTCCGTATATCTGCTTTGCCCCCTTGACAGAGCTTCACTTCTCTGTCCTTTCAGCAGTGACAAACAGTGTGCTgctctcttcctttgttttcagGGCAGCAGCTCATCCCAGCTCCAGTCGTGGACCGTCCAGCCTTCCTTTGAAGTGATCTCCGCACGGCCACAGCTCTTATTCCTGCATCCACCTGTACCGTCTCCGGTCAGCCTGTGTCACGCTGGCGAGAAAAAGTCAGACTCCAGGAACTACTTGCCCATTCTAAATTCTTACACCAAAATAGCCCCACACCCAGGCAAAAGGAGCCTTTCCCTCAGTGCAGAAGAAAGAGGAGCAAGTGGAACTCAGAAGAAGATCTGTACCGAGAGACTTGGGCCGAGCTTGTCTTCCAGTGAGCCAACCAAGACTGGTACGATCCCGTCTGGCCCCTCCACTCCAGCACCACCCAGTGCCAAACTTGCCGAGGACTCAGCTCTGCAGGGCGTGCCCTCCCTGGTGGCAGGTGGAAGTCCACAGACTCTTCAGCCGGTGTCCAGCAGTCACGTGGCTAAAGCCCCCAGTCTGACCTTCGCTTCCCCCGCCAGTCCTGTCTGCGCGTCAGACAGCACTCTCCACGGGTTAGAGAGCAGCTCTCCCCTCTCGCCACTGCCAGCTAATTATAGCTCACCTTTGTGGGCTGCGGAGCACCTCTGCCGCAGCCCAGATATCTTTTCAGAGCAGCGGCAGAGCAGGCATAGGCGCTTTCAGAATACCCTAGTAGTTCTTCACAAATCTGGTTTGCTGGAGATCACTTTGAAAACCAAGGAGTTGATCCGTCAGAACCAGGCAACTCAGGTGGAACTAGACCAGCTAAAGGAGCAAACCCAGCTGTTTATAGAGGCCACCAAGAGCAGGGCCCCTCAGGCTTGGGCCAAGCTGCAGGCATCTTTAACATCTGGGTCCAGTCATACTGGCAGTGACCTAGAAGCATTCTCTGATCACCCAGACATATAGCACAGAAGCATATTTTCCTATTACTTCAGTGGTTCTTTTAACTCTTTTGCTGTTACCTACTCCTGTTTCCCAAAGCTTATGTAAGAGCTTTTCCTTCTAAACTTAACCGTGTAGCTGTTCACTTAGGAAGCCACATGCCAATGCCTGGCTGCTAGCTTAACCTGCGGTCTGGGCACAGATTACGTATGTCTCTGTTCCACTGAGGACCTCAGGTTCGGAGTGCTCTTGAGTCCCTTTTCATTAGCCTGCAGGCACTTAGATGGATCATGGGGCAAAGCAGGGTAGGATGATTGTGTGGGGCTTTTCTAGCTGTCACCTCTCACCGTCCCACTCATAACCGGGATCAAGGGTGCAGTAACAGAGATGATCATGCAGAGTGATGCCTGTTGAGCCAGGGAGTAGGTGACCTAAGGATACCTTCATGGATCTTCCCTTGCCTGTCTTAGTCACATGGAAAAATAAGAGGAGGTGTGTTTGCATTCCACAAGGCATTATGCCAGTCGGGCGAAACCTAAAATGCTTTGGGCACAGGTCGTGCCTGGGTGCAAGCATTTAATCACTTAAAACTTTGTTTCCTTAAACTTGAAAGTCAAGGAGAAAGGGTAGTACCATTTGACTCATACACTTTTCATCACAAGCCAGATTCATCTTCACTTAAACTAGTAGGCAAAATACTTCAGATTCTTAACGTATGGAATGGATTCAGAAACATCTGGAATTGTAGTTGATGAATTGCTCTTTTGACTTAGAGACTGAAGAAAATAGACATGGCCAGTGTCTCACGGTCAGGGGCTGGAAGATTCTGGTTACTTcggctttttttctcttttttgaaacaGTGCAACCTGTTTTATGTCTAAAAATCTCAAGGACAGCTTTAGTGGTTCCTGGAGGTATAGTATAAGTTAACCCTCTGTTGCCACGtcagagtgtttttttttttttcctttgtttttataaaagaggaaagaattatTATGCTCGATAaactttgaattaaataaaattgtcttttgaGGATATAACACGTccacaaaaattagaaaagcagTCTTCTTACccattttcttttcccatccCAAGTTTTCATTTGTTCTGTGTCATAGTGACGGGGAGCAATTATGGAACAGTCTTCTGCGTTTCTTTCATGTGTTAAATATTGGCAGCAAAGCCAAAGGTGTAACGTCATTAATAGTTACATGGAGTTCATCTTGAAATGGAGAGTTTCCAGAtgatacacattcttttcagcttcattatataGATAAGTAGATTTCTAAGTAGTAAAGTTCCAAAATGTTCtcccatttaaaaatttcatcctCTTGAAAATCTTTGTTCTTTACAAAATTACCTATTAATAAGTTCTGTATGAGCAGCTTCATCTTTTCTGCAAAGAAAACGTTCTTGAAGTTTTTACCAAGACCAGAAGCTAATGATATTTACTAGGTAGTTGTAACTctaacattgtttaaaaattatacagcTTCAGATTGCCTACACTTTGTTCACAAACATTTATGACTTAAATATGACTGATTTAGAAATAACTCACTAACATCTCTAGATTCCCCTGATCAACACAAAATTATTACTTTGCCATTTGCTTTCTGAAGGAGTTTCAAAAACCAGAGCAAATGTGTCTTTAGACAGACTCAgctccttttaatatttttctcttggcccactccttccctctcccctccaccccctgaaTCTGTATGGTGCTATAGCAGCTCTACTCTGTGCACCATGCTAAGAAGCTTCCTTTTTGGCAGAATATGTTTGGCAGCAAAGCTAGAGAGACAGGTGCATTCAGAACAGCCTGGGCACCAGTCATGAGTCTTACTGAGTGtcaaaaatctgaaaacactTGGTGAGAACCAAATTTATTCCATTGGAAAAACCCTCTGGAGCTATAAGCCTCTTGGACTCTTCTTCCTAGATTAAGTGTTGCATTTCCCTTCTTGTCATGGTGAAAGATGGTGGAAGCCATTATTGATCCTCACTGCTGAGTGGCAGGGAGAAGCAGCACCACCCCAGCTCCTCTCTAATCTTGTAACTTAGTGCTAAAGGCTCTCTACGCTGTCAGCATGGGTGTTCTTTCCCTAGTGGAGCTGAAAGCAGATGAACCCAAGTAGAGAAGCTAGCTCTTGGAAGGAGAGCTTTGGGGCCAGAAGCCAGATCAGCAAATGGAGGAACCTCAGAGTTGACCAGAAAGATCTCCGTCGGTTGCGCGAGGCTGTAAGTAGCGATGGTCTTAGTGATGCATGACGTGACTGGCTCTGAAGCACTGTGGCAGAGCTGCTGTTTTCTGAAAGTGAGAAGCCATTTTTAGCTCAGACCAacccttaaaaaaatttttagcagATTATTGGCAATATTGGAACACATCTAGAGAAAGTTGCTGATTGCATTGGTTACGGGAATGGAGTTTAAATGACATTTGTAATTTATTACACTCGTTGCTTTTTATTGATTATAGTATTATCTGACTTTTCTTCTCTACTATGGTTTCTTTAGCAGAAAATAACTCTTGTGCATATATTGAAGTGGTTTTCCAGCTATGAATTCTTTAAGGTAGAAATTTATTAAGCAAATGTGAATTCTTTTGAGAAAGTATGAAGTTTTGTAGAATTGACTGTGAAAcgtcagagaaaaataaaagtcacttaCTTGAAAACTATTTGgccttttttgcttttataactgCTTAAAAATACTAAGTAGTGGGCACAACAGTGTgtgcctttaatcccagctagTCAcggagggggcaggtgggaggatcgcttgagaccagaagctcgagaccagcctcaaaaaaaaaaaaaaaaaaaaatactaagtgaAACCTAGAGTAAATATTTGAATTGATTTAAATTTCTAACATAAGTATTTATGTTTTTTGGAAATGTTGGGATTAGATACTGAACGTGTGGAAATTCATTGTTCAGATTTCCCCTGATGTGAACTTAACAGGAAATGCAGGCTGTCTTAAAGCACATGAGTAGGCCATCGTTCCCTGGTCTTGGAGCTTTATACTGGGTAGCTTGGGAGGAGTGAGAAGAGAATACAGCCCAGTGATTTCTCCCATCTGATCTGACACTTTCACAAATAGAACTTCTAAATGACAAAACAACTACAGTTATATGCTGGGATAAACGAAAGCCACATGAAGTTCTTTCTACAGCAAGTACACCTCCAAGCCTTCATCCGTGCTTCCTGAAGCCTGTTCCTTGTCAAGGTTCACCTAGAGAATCTTGCAAGGGAGACGTGGAGTTCTCCCTGCTTCCCAGACCAGTACCTTGCTGGGATTTTTTAAgacactggaaaaataaaaagcttatccTCATTAAAAGGCCTGGAGGGTTGTCATagtcttataatttttataatgcataatttttttttttttttttttgagacagaaccttgctctgttgccctgactagagtgcagtgctatcatcatagctcactgcaacctcaaactcttgggctcaagcgatcctcctgcctcagtctctcaagtagctgggactacaggcgtgcgccatcacatctggctaattttctgtttttagtagagtcTCACTCTCGTGAACTCaggcagtcctcccgcctcagccccttagagtgctaggattacaggcatgagccaccgcccccggccatAGTGCTGTATAATTCTTATAGCATTATTTCTGTCCTACACAGTTGTctaagtgacttttaaaaatatggctgtAAGGCCACTAGAATCAAACAAAGATGGGTGACGATGGCTAGGGAAGGCTCCTCCTGAAATCAAGAGAACCATCCTTCCCTGAGAAGTGGGGTCCAGAGAGGCGAGGGAGCACAAAATGCagaccctgggaggctgaggagagccCACGCACTTGAGCTTGCAGCTCCCCGCCCCGGGCGTGATTCCTACCTGCAGAAGAACTTGCCCCTCCAGGACTGCCTGTCTGCGAGTATGTCTGTTTAAGCCATGTCTTTTATGGCATCACCACAGAGTGTAGCCCGATGCGATGGAGTCTAGAGACCTGCATTCACGTGGCATGTCTATTACTTATTAACTCGGTGACTTTGGataagtcacttcacctctccagGTGTCACTTCTCTCACCTGGATAACAAATAATTTGAACTAGTTATGTCGAAGGTCCTTCCCAGTGCTAACCTTTTGTAAGATCTATAGTTGTGCTATGGGTAAGCCataaaataaatggattaaataaaagaaaaggccaGGGGTGCTTAGAAAAGAGGTTGCGAGTGCTCTGGGAAAATGGTTTTATATTGCAGTGTTCCTTTGGATTGTTAACTTCTTTCTACGTGACTCTGGGAGAAGCATTTTGCCAGTCTGCATTGGTTTTGTGTTTCTTACGATTATCTGGTTGCTGCTAACGTGGATTTACTGATTCCTGTGTAAAAAACTCTCAAAGAAATCTTACTGGCCCAAAAGGAGAATAGTTTGGGGTTAAATCACATCATGTCTCTTCTGGTCAGTCGTCTGCAgcgttttcttttcatttgagaTGAAGGacgtaactttttattttggagagtATGTCAAAGAgctgtttatttcctttcagaCTTCTCTTCCGCACAACCAGGAATGATGTTTCTGCGTGTGTGATAGGAGCCTCTTGGGTTAATGTAACGTTATTTTCACTGTCAATAATCAGGAGCGACATAGATGCAGTGGTAGTTTGTGAGGTCTTTATTCTGGTCCCAGCCTCTGGGGTCACCTTTCATCTACACTGGAAGAGAGACCAGAGATGTGAAGAGGTTTGCCTGGGTGACACAGCGCAATTGGGATTGCTGAGAGAAAGAGGCAGCAGGAATCAAGGACAGGTCCCTGCTCTTGCAGCCCGTATCTCTGCTACCTCAGTTTCCTTTAGCAACAGAGAAGGGGGATAATCTTTGCTGTACACTTCACATTATGGtgcaatggtaaaaaaaaaaagtcttgaaagtGTTAAAATTTCTCTACAGAGCAAGGCAGCCTCGGTAATCACAGACCTGGTGATGAGATTCAAGTGATGGCATTCAGCCCTTGCAGGTTGTCATTTGCTTAGGATAATTAAGACTGTCTTTTACCAAAATCTCATTTATAGCTAACGGGAAGAAAGCAAATGTCAACCCAGGACAGCTACCTTTTGACTGGCTTTGGAAGAAGAGGTTCTGTGAGTCCATGTGTGACCACTCTGGCTTTCTCCTCTCAGAATCCCTCCTTCATTCTTGGAACACGTGGCTTTCCTATCTCTTTCTAAAGAATGGTTACGCAAGACAGAGAATTGCTTGAAAGAACAGTCTGTGTGGTTCCTGCCTCAAATGACTGCAGCTGCAGGAGAAGAGATGAGCAAGACAGCGAGAAAAGCCCATGGAGTACAAAGTTAACCGAGGGAGTGGGTGGAGGCTGTTaggaaatgaaggaagaataaaaaccGAAAGTAGGATCCCGCGGCCAGCCCTCGTGAGGGCCCCAGTCAGGTTGAATGATTATTATGGTTCCGAGTGAGGCCTTCACAGTGGCTTGAGCGCGTGAGAGTAAAAACAGCTGTCTTTAATTTTCCTAAAGGCTCACTAGATCTCAAGAATCGCGGTGGCCTTGGAAGGGTGCTCATTCATTCTGGTAAATGTCTTTATAACAGAGGGATCTAGGGCCTCTGTTCTCTGGGAACACTGAGCAAGCCTTTGCCTGCTGGGTGGGCAGATGGGAGCATTTGGCCTGGAGCCTGCCCTTCATTTGAGGTGAGGGCGAAAAACCAGAAGCCCTGAAAAATCAGGACCTGCTGCTACTTGTAGATGGTAAAGCATCACAATATCTCTACAGAGAGCTGGGTTGAAATCACCATCTCCACGCACCCCTTGTACCAATGACTGAATTGCTCAGTCGGGGGAGGGGAAGAACTTTGAGGAAGTCACACACAAACAGCACACCACACCCTGAACAGGTCCTGCATCATCTTTAACAGATGCAGGAGAAGCTGGCTCCAGGGTCCTGGTGAGGCTCCTGGTGAGCTTTTAATTGTCTCCTTCATTCTCCAGCAAGGCTTCTGGGCCTCTCTTGGCTTGTCACTGGGCTGctcaggaaatgcaaatgagtGTTCACTTAAGCAAAACACAGAGAAGGGCAGTGAACCGCCACAACAAACAGCCCAGGGTACCCATGGCCCGATGACACAGTGACATGCATGGATTAGAGTGTGTTTTCAGTAATGGTCCCCTGGGCTCCAGCAGGCCAAGAGAGGCCAGAATAACTTCAGGTGAAAGCCTTTTTTTGAAGGATATCCAAGTCGATGCTTGTCTTCTCAAGGTATATTTAGAAGTATTGTGCCTTCCAGCCTGTGTTGACTTTATTCTTAAAGCATTTATAAGCATCAGTCGTGCTGCGAAGCTCCTAGCTAGTGAATTACTAACATTGCTGGTTGTATGCGAGGTTAGGCCACAGTGATGATGTCACTTCTGCTCAGCCCATGGTCAGGACTGGCCCCCTGGCCTGCCGACCACAAGGGCATTGGGAATTGGGGTGAGCACACACTGAGTGGTAGATATCTCTGCCacactggttttttgtttttatttaataattcaagggaaaaggggttctgggaCCCACAGGGTCAGAGTTGAGCAGGCACCAGACAGCACAGGTCAGCCCTGGGGTAAGTGCTATTTTGGGAACCTTTGAAATCCTCACACATGTGGTCCTTATCACTCAATTTTTCactcttccttaaaaaaaatttgtattctcAAAACCTGAtcatttcccttcctcctcagAGTGTTAAGATTCCCAAAGCTCACCAGACCAAAGCATTGTCACTGTTACTTCAGGGCAACAAATACATTCAACACGTTTATGTCCCAGGTGCTGGCTGAGCTGTAGGGTATGAAATGGTGGCTGAAACAGACACGGTCCCTGCTTCTAGTCTGGTGGGAGGGTACAGTGATCAACAGTTAGTCTATTGTGCCTTTGACAGTTTTGGTCTTACTGGATCTTATACATCCAAAGCCAGGTGTGCAAACCTGGACAAGGTGATGCGCCCTGCTCCACTTTTACTTTTGTTCCAAAGATCAATGCTTTGATAACCTTTGGGGCTGGCAGCCTTTGATTAGGGCAAGAGCCCTTAATGTGAAAGTATTAAGCTGAGAACAAACACAATATATTGAAATAGGCACAATATATCGGTTAGATGATAAGTCCACCCCAGCAACACCCATGCACACTAGGAAGGCATTCTCAGAAGGGGATTATCCTGTTCAGGACTCACCACACTCACTTCCCAGCTCCCCCGCAGCAGCACCTGCAGACGCTTTCCTTGGGCTTCCCCCAGCTACTGCCAGCAGATGCAGCACATGACCCCTCGCTGGCCTCACCCTAGTCCTGGCCCTGGCAGCACCAAACACTTGTTGAGGCCCAGGGCCTGAGAAAGATACATGTGGTCCCTGGGCTTGGAGCCTTGGCATCTGAGCCAGGAGTCGTGACCCCCAGGAAAAGTAGTGCCTGGTGCCCAAGGCGAATGACAGACCAGAGCTCAGCCTTGGCACATGGTGGAGCTCAGATAAACCGAGAGGAAGGGGAACAGCGTTTTAACCAAAGGACAGAGCATGAGCAGAGGCATTGTGGGCTGGAAATGTGGCTGCAGAGCTTGATCTGGCCTCTGTGATCCCAGCAATTACATAACCTCTGTGGGCCTTGTGTCCTCATCTGTTAGGTTACTTACTATCAGCTGTAAAAGATTGTGCTTTAATGTAAAGTGTCTAGCACGTGGCCCCCCGCATGGTGGGTACTCAGAAGCAGTAATGATAAGATTGTTACTGCGATGAATCATGCCACTGGAGGAATGCAGATTGGGCCTGCTGAGCTGGCCTCTGTCTGAGGCCAGCCTCCCACTTTGTACTTACAGGCAGTGAGCAGCAAAGCAGCCGcgccccctgcctgcctctggcaCCCTGCTGCACCCACAACAGAGCCCCGCCTCAGTACACACCCTGCAGAATACCTGCCAAGTATGCTCGCCAGCTCTCCCCGGCCAGTCCCAGGCCTCGCCCCTTTAGAGCTGCACAGCCAGTGGGTGGGGAGCTGTAGAGGAACCTGGAGTACTGATTGTCAGCCCCACCCTAGCCAGGATCCTTAACCTCacacctggcccagccccctAGCTGGTGACTCAGCCCCCAGTCTCCTGTACAATCTGTCCTGCACACCTGTACCAGGTGAACTTCCTCACCCCCCTTGTGCTCACATTACACTGCCCTCCTCAGGCACCCCCGCTGCAGCGGTTCTAGCCTGGGCTGCAGAGCACAATCCTGCAGGGAGCTCTGCAGAATCCCAGGCCGATTCTGCAGTCGTGAGAGCTCGGCGCCTCCCAGGAAGAAACGCGGTGACGCTGGGGGCTGCCCCGTCCTCGCACTCCCAGAGGCCCATTCCACGGATCAGACCAGTTCTCCGCATTTTACGGATGCGCAGCCGAGTCTGGGGTGAGACGGCCGTCGGCAGCACGCGGCAGAGACCGGGCAGTCCCTCCCGTCCCGGGCGCGGGCGCCCCCTGCCGGCGCGCTGGGGAGGCCACGGAGGGCGCAGCCCGAGCCCGGCCGCCGCCAACCCTGCGCTGCCCTCGTCCCGCCCTGGGCGGGGGCCACGCAAATGCTTCCTGACGTGCGCGGGGGTCTGAGGAGTCGTTCCAGGGGTTTTGTGGTCCTCGGAGTGCACCGC encodes:
- the CIPC gene encoding CLOCK-interacting pacemaker — protein: MERKNPSRESPRRLSAKLGKGTEMKKVARQLGMAAAESDKDSGFSDGSSECLSSAEQMESEDMLSALGWSREDRPRQNSKSANNTFPTLSPMVVMKNVLVKQGSSSSQLQSWTVQPSFEVISARPQLLFLHPPVPSPVSLCHAGEKKSDSRNYLPILNSYTKIAPHPGKRSLSLSAEERGASGTQKKICTERLGPSLSSSEPTKTGTIPSGPSTPAPPSAKLAEDSALQGVPSLVAGGSPQTLQPVSSSHVAKAPSLTFASPASPVCASDSTLHGLESSSPLSPLPANYSSPLWAAEHLCRSPDIFSEQRQSRHRRFQNTLVVLHKSGLLEITLKTKELIRQNQATQVELDQLKEQTQLFIEATKSRAPQAWAKLQASLTSGSSHTGSDLEAFSDHPDI